One stretch of Amycolatopsis sp. NBC_00345 DNA includes these proteins:
- a CDS encoding (2Fe-2S)-binding protein → MPNYSFAVNGKTVTVDAPADLPLLWALRDKLKVRGLKYGCGINVCKACTSHLDGEAVNPCVVPVSECEGREVTTIEGLADGDQLHPVQEAWLEQDVAQCGYCQPGQIMAAVALLKKTKNPTDADIDAIENVCRCGSYFRIREAIKAAAAKM, encoded by the coding sequence ATGCCCAACTACAGCTTCGCGGTGAACGGGAAGACCGTGACCGTGGACGCGCCCGCCGACCTGCCGCTGCTCTGGGCGCTGCGCGACAAGCTCAAGGTCCGCGGCCTCAAGTACGGCTGCGGGATCAACGTCTGCAAGGCCTGCACCAGCCACCTCGACGGCGAGGCGGTGAACCCTTGCGTCGTGCCGGTGTCGGAGTGCGAGGGCCGTGAGGTCACCACGATCGAAGGCCTCGCCGACGGCGACCAGCTGCACCCCGTGCAGGAGGCCTGGCTGGAGCAGGATGTCGCGCAGTGCGGCTACTGTCAGCCGGGGCAGATCATGGCCGCGGTGGCGCTGCTGAAGAAGACGAAGAACCCGACCGACGCCGACATCGACGCGATCGAGAACGTCTGCCGCTGCGGCTCGTACTTCCGGATCC